Proteins co-encoded in one Marinobacter qingdaonensis genomic window:
- a CDS encoding fatty acid desaturase family protein gives MRQNDIQKMNSSLPEHSADIRVGRELLQATKPYVEASYVQSWWQVGPTFGLMIAALIAAGALPWWPLRLVCSLLGALLMVRAFITFHDYLHGAILKDSRAAYWLFHTYGAFVLTPTRSWSASHNYHHGHVGQISDASVGAFPLLTTRIWRASTRWQRLAYRVQRHPLVVVLSYPIVFGLNITLIPLIRSPAKHLDSLIALITHFGLIGLLWWLGGFSLAFFVILLPMLVASALGCYLFFAQHSFRRMQIASPEAWTYYRGAMESSSFMRMNRVMQWFTGNIGFHHIHHLNVRIPFYRLPEVMAAIPELQSPLTTTLAPRDIADCFRYALWDEDKQRMVSYREAR, from the coding sequence ATGCGTCAGAACGATATCCAGAAAATGAATAGCAGCTTGCCCGAACACAGTGCTGATATCCGGGTAGGCCGGGAGCTGCTTCAAGCCACCAAACCTTACGTTGAAGCGTCTTATGTTCAAAGTTGGTGGCAAGTCGGTCCAACTTTCGGGTTAATGATCGCGGCCCTGATAGCCGCAGGAGCGCTTCCGTGGTGGCCGCTTCGGCTTGTGTGTTCTCTGCTGGGCGCGCTCCTGATGGTACGTGCCTTTATCACCTTCCATGATTACCTTCACGGGGCCATTCTCAAAGACTCACGTGCTGCTTACTGGCTTTTTCATACCTATGGCGCTTTTGTCCTAACTCCAACCCGCTCCTGGAGTGCAAGCCACAACTACCATCATGGCCATGTGGGGCAGATCTCAGATGCCAGTGTGGGAGCGTTTCCGCTTTTGACCACCCGGATCTGGCGGGCTTCAACACGGTGGCAGCGATTAGCCTATCGTGTTCAGCGTCACCCCTTGGTGGTGGTGCTGAGTTATCCGATTGTTTTCGGCCTCAACATCACACTCATACCGCTAATTCGGTCCCCGGCCAAACACCTTGACTCCCTCATTGCGCTAATCACTCACTTCGGGCTGATTGGACTGCTTTGGTGGCTGGGAGGCTTCAGCCTGGCATTTTTTGTCATCCTGCTGCCTATGCTTGTTGCCTCCGCTTTAGGGTGCTACCTGTTTTTTGCCCAGCACAGTTTCCGGCGTATGCAGATTGCTTCGCCCGAAGCCTGGACCTATTACCGGGGGGCCATGGAGTCTTCAAGTTTCATGCGGATGAATCGGGTCATGCAGTGGTTTACCGGGAACATTGGCTTTCACCATATTCACCATCTCAACGTCCGAATTCCTTTTTATCGCCTTCCCGAGGTGATGGCGGCGATTCCGGAGCTACAATCGCCGTTGACCACGACCCTGGCCCCGAGGGATATAGCAGACTGCTTTCGTTATGCCCTATGGGACGAAGACAAGCAGCGCATGGTTTCTTACCGGGAGGCTCGGTGA